The region AAAGGAGGGGGCTCTTCATGCCTTCATTTATTAGCGGTCCGATTAAGATCACCCATGTCAGCGGCGACGGCACGGTGAATTTCGGCGACGTCTTGCAAATCACACCAAAGAGCACGTTGAAATCCAACACCGGCTCAGGCGGAGGCAACAACGGGGACTTCCTGCAGACGAATACGTTCGTCAGCTTTACGAATGCAAGCGATCCGGACTTGGTAGACTCCAATAATACCGCCAACAATTAAAGCGAACGTTTCGCAGCTTGCGCCCATACACTAGTATCGACGAAAAAAACATGGAAGGGAGCATGCCCACATGCCGGCTTTTGTCGGAGTCGTCAAACTGAACAGCATCGGAAGCAGCGGCGTGTTCCATATTGGCGATGTGTTTGCCATTTCCCCGCAAAGCGTAACGAAAACGTTCGCCGGGGCCGGTTCGTTTAACACCGGCGACGGGCTTCATATTTACAACTACTACAGCAATACGAATACGAATGACGCCGATGTCGCCGATGAAAATGTCGTCGGAAACGTTTGAAGGAGGAGAAGAAGGGTGCGCGTTTACATCAGCCAAAGCATTTACATCCATCAGTTGCGGATCGGCTCGGTCACCAATTCGTCCGTTTTGCAAATTGGAAGCGCCGGCAGCATTCAAGCGCTCTCGACGCTTGCCAACACCGGCGGATTCACCGGCCCAGCCCCGCAAGCAACCGTGCCGCCCGGTGCATCCGCTCCCCTCGTTCCTCTCCATTCAGCAACCCGTTAAATTCAGCGGAAAAAAGTGATGAGAGCGACAGGCCGTCCATATATTGAAGTAAGAGGGCTCTTTGGAGAGGATGATGGTGCACAATGAGCATTTACGAGTATTTCGTCAAGCTGCACCGCTATTTATTATGGCAAACAAAAAAAATACGGGCGCTGGAACGCCGTCTCCACGCACTCGAAGCCCGTCTTCGGGAAATGGAGGCTCAGCCGCGCACATCGATCGAACGAATTGAGTATAAATTTGACCAGCTCAAAGTGGAAACACTCGAAGGAACGCTAAACATCGGGATCGCTCCGCCCGGAGCCGGCGGTACAATTGAAGACTTTGCCGTCGAACCGGTCAAAACCGTGATTCCAAAGCCGGAACCGGTGCTGATGCGCCCGATTCAAGAAAAAGTAGCCGCCTATCTCAATGGGGAAGCGTCGGAAACGCTAAAACGCCTTGAGCAGCAATACGACCGCCGCCTTGACGATACGTACCGCCAGTTCATTTTGCAAGACATCGCCCGGCAAACAGATGAACGCATCCGCTTCTATTTGCAAGAGAAAGCCAACCATGGCTACGTCCCGTCCGGTGACCGCGATGAGGCGGTCGAAAATGAAATTTTTCAAAAAGTGAAAGCCGATATCGAACAATCGCTCGATGCGTTTTTGAAACATTTGCCTTCAGGGGAGGGATCGACGTGAATTATACAGTGATCAATCGCCATTTGCATGTTGGCGACATCCGCCTCGTGGCCGTCGTCAGTGCCTCGTTGTTTTTAATCGGCGACGCCGATGCGATTCACTTGTCATCAGCGTTTGACACACCGCCTGAATCGCTTATCATCGGCCCGTTCGTCCCGCTTGTGCCGGCCCGAGGGGATACGCCGTGAAACGAACGTCAGTTGTGCAAACGTTCCATGCGGAAACACTCATCATTAGCTCTGTGCTGCAAATCGGCGACTCAGAGCGAATTTCCGCCCGCACGCGCGCCTTTGCCGTTCAGCGGCAATATGAACTATTTTTTGGTCCAGAAGGAGAACAAATATTCCCTGTTTTTGCGAAGCCGATCCCGCGCTGGACTTCTCCACCGCCGGCAGCCGCACGCCAAACGCTCCATGAGTCCCCGGTCATTTCCGTTCAGTCTGTGCGTGTGCTCGCCATTTCTTCGTCCGCCATCGTCCATATCGGCTCGACCTCAACAGCAGAGGCAGAGGCAAGAATTAAACATATCCGCCAGCTGGCCGGATCTGAGTCGAGCGCGCCAACAAGAGGGAGGGATTCATAATGCCTTCGTTTGTCGGCCCGATTAAAATCAACAACGTCAGCAGCGGAGCTGTCGTTCAAATGGGCGACTGTCTGTACATCGCGCCGAAAGTCGCCACGAAAACGCAAGCCGGATCCGGCGGGTTCAACACCGGCGACTTTGTGATGACGAACAACGCCATCAGCTTTACAAACGCGTTTGATCCGGATGTATCCGACCAAAACGTGGCCGCCAACAACTGAACGTTGCAGAAAACGAATCCCCTCACCTTTCATTTGCCAACATCAACCTTATCAGCCGAACGCTGCGGAAACCAAAAAGAGAAGGTGTCCCAAAAGGATCCGGACACCTTTTTATTTACCTCTATATCTAAAAAAACATACATTGTGCTTGATCGAAAGGAAACCAACCTTTTGCGACCGCCTCCCTCCATTATTTCCCAAGAGCCCGTTCAGCTCAACGGGCTATCCATTTACAGATCAGCGAGCGAGAAAGCCCGCTCCTTGAGGGGTGGGATGAAAGCGAGCCGTTTTCTTCATATTATTGAATGATGATGAAAAAAGCGGTATCATGTAATCGTCGCAAGGAGGTGAATCCATGCCGACCATCACACTAAGGCTGGAGCTGCACAACCCAACGAAAGTGAAACAGGGCATGTATGAACGGATGACAGAAGTGAATACCGCGTTTGCCAATTGGCTGTTGAATCATCCCGAGCTGAATCAAGCGACGAGCAAACTATTTAAAGAGTTTTCGTCGCAGCGGTTTCCTTCCGCTGTCGTGAATCAGACGATTCGAGAAGTGAAGTCCCAAAAGAAAAACCAGAAAACAAAGAAGTTTCGAACATTATGGTGTTGCTTTAACAATCAAAACGTGAAGGTGGAAAAGAAAGGAGAGTTCTACACGGTTTCCTTCCCCACACTGGAGAAGCGAATTGGCGTGCCGGTCGTCACGCGCCCCTATCAAGAAGCATGGCTGAATCGGCTGCTCGATGGAACCGCTAAACAAGGGGCAGCCAAGCTCTACAAAAAGAGAAAGAAATGGTACTTGGCGATCGCGATCACCTTTGACGTGAAGCCGCGGCACGAAACAAAGGTGATGG is a window of Geobacillus kaustophilus DNA encoding:
- a CDS encoding spore germination protein — protein: MPSFISGPIKITHVSGDGTVNFGDVLQITPKSTLKSNTGSGGGNNGDFLQTNTFVSFTNASDPDLVDSNNTANN
- a CDS encoding spore germination protein gives rise to the protein MPAFVGVVKLNSIGSSGVFHIGDVFAISPQSVTKTFAGAGSFNTGDGLHIYNYYSNTNTNDADVADENVVGNV
- a CDS encoding spore germination protein GerPB, with translation MRVYISQSIYIHQLRIGSVTNSSVLQIGSAGSIQALSTLANTGGFTGPAPQATVPPGASAPLVPLHSATR
- a CDS encoding spore germination protein GerPC is translated as MSIYEYFVKLHRYLLWQTKKIRALERRLHALEARLREMEAQPRTSIERIEYKFDQLKVETLEGTLNIGIAPPGAGGTIEDFAVEPVKTVIPKPEPVLMRPIQEKVAAYLNGEASETLKRLEQQYDRRLDDTYRQFILQDIARQTDERIRFYLQEKANHGYVPSGDRDEAVENEIFQKVKADIEQSLDAFLKHLPSGEGST
- a CDS encoding spore germination protein GerPE, whose translation is MKRTSVVQTFHAETLIISSVLQIGDSERISARTRAFAVQRQYELFFGPEGEQIFPVFAKPIPRWTSPPPAAARQTLHESPVISVQSVRVLAISSSAIVHIGSTSTAEAEARIKHIRQLAGSESSAPTRGRDS
- a CDS encoding spore germination protein → MPSFVGPIKINNVSSGAVVQMGDCLYIAPKVATKTQAGSGGFNTGDFVMTNNAISFTNAFDPDVSDQNVAANN